Proteins encoded together in one Stutzerimonas stutzeri window:
- a CDS encoding disulfide bond formation protein B — protein sequence MRLASPRSLFVIAFLGSALLIAIALYMEHVMGLAPCPLCIVQRICVIGFGLVCLVAAIHGPAKVGRRVYAAIAALFVAAGAATAIRQIWLQSVPADQLPSCLPSLEYMMEALPFQEIARLVLHGTAECAEVSWTMLGMSIPEWSLLGFIGMAIVCLWQLLRRD from the coding sequence ATGCGCCTGGCCAGCCCTCGTTCCCTGTTCGTCATCGCCTTCCTGGGCAGCGCCTTGCTGATCGCCATCGCGCTCTACATGGAGCACGTGATGGGCCTTGCGCCATGCCCACTGTGCATCGTTCAGCGCATCTGCGTGATCGGCTTCGGCCTGGTCTGCCTGGTGGCGGCGATCCACGGGCCGGCGAAGGTGGGGCGTCGCGTCTATGCGGCCATCGCCGCGCTGTTCGTGGCCGCCGGTGCCGCTACCGCAATCCGCCAGATCTGGCTGCAGAGCGTGCCGGCCGATCAGCTGCCGAGCTGCCTGCCGAGCCTGGAATACATGATGGAGGCGCTGCCCTTCCAGGAAATCGCCCGCCTTGTTCTGCACGGCACCGCCGAATGCGCCGAGGTCAGCTGGACCATGCTCGGCATGAGCATCCCCGAGTGGAGCCTGTTGGGCTTCATCGGTATGGCGATCGTCTGCCTCTGGCAGCTGCTGCGCCGAGACTGA
- a CDS encoding uroporphyrinogen-III synthase produces MTGWRLLLTRPTEECEALAATLAEAGVHSSSLPLLVIEPLPESAEQRAMILELDRYCAVVVVSKPAARLGLELLDRYWLQPPFGQAWFSVGGATGAILEAYGLDVSWPERGDDSEALLALPRLAQALARPDPKVLIMRGEGGREFLAETLRGRGVQVDFLELYRRSLPDYPPGTLVQVVRSERLNGLVVSSGQGLLSLHELAADTWPELCELPLFVPSPRVAEMARQLGAKRIVDCRGAGAAALLAALRETAVAAS; encoded by the coding sequence GTGACCGGCTGGCGCCTGCTGCTGACCCGGCCGACCGAGGAATGCGAGGCATTGGCCGCGACTCTCGCCGAGGCTGGTGTGCACAGCTCCAGCCTGCCGCTGCTGGTGATCGAGCCGCTGCCGGAGTCCGCCGAGCAGCGTGCAATGATCCTCGAGCTGGATCGCTATTGCGCTGTCGTCGTGGTCAGCAAGCCGGCCGCCCGCCTGGGCCTGGAACTGCTCGATCGCTACTGGCTGCAGCCCCCGTTCGGTCAGGCCTGGTTCAGCGTCGGTGGCGCCACCGGGGCGATCCTCGAAGCCTACGGGCTGGACGTCAGCTGGCCCGAGCGGGGTGACGACAGTGAAGCGCTGCTGGCGCTGCCACGATTGGCGCAGGCGCTGGCCAGGCCCGATCCAAAGGTATTGATCATGCGCGGCGAGGGCGGCCGCGAGTTCCTCGCCGAGACGCTTCGCGGGCGTGGCGTGCAGGTCGACTTTCTCGAACTGTACCGTCGCAGCCTGCCCGACTATCCGCCTGGAACGCTGGTGCAGGTCGTTCGGTCGGAACGGCTCAACGGCCTGGTGGTCAGCAGTGGGCAGGGTCTGCTGTCGCTGCATGAGCTGGCAGCCGATACCTGGCCCGAATTGTGTGAGCTACCCTTGTTCGTACCCAGTCCGCGGGTGGCGGAGATGGCTCGACAGCTGGGCGCCAAACGAATTGTGGATTGCCGTGGCGCAGGAGCTGCGGCCTTGCTGGCGGCCTTGCGGGAAACCGCGGTGGCCGCTTCCTGA
- a CDS encoding heme biosynthesis HemY N-terminal domain-containing protein, which yields MRRLVLVFILLLAIAGLLGWAISQSAGYVLITYDRFRYESSFWVFLALIGCLWLLALAVHWVLGLLHVSGALINPWSRRHRERRVEKASRRGLRELAEGQWGPALGHLQLAAERDRQPLVHYLGAARAANELGEYAQSDELLQKAREREPEAALAIGLTQAQLQIARGQYVEARASLSALQSDHPRHPYVLTLLQQLYVQLEDWAALCRLLPELRKHRVLPPARLSELEVLAWTAAVEQAGQPSELTAEASLEALNQRWQTVPSAQRGEPLVVRAYADGLVRLGAQAKAEEVLYAAIKRQYDDRLVERYGRVQGSDPARQLANAEGWLKDHPQNAVLLLALGRLSLRNALWGKARDYLEASLRFDHRPETCAELARLLAQLGDTESSNRLFQQGVGLLDRNLPATL from the coding sequence ATGAGACGTCTGGTTCTGGTCTTCATTCTGCTGCTCGCGATCGCAGGTCTGCTCGGCTGGGCGATCAGCCAGAGCGCCGGTTATGTGCTGATCACCTATGACCGCTTCCGCTACGAATCGAGTTTCTGGGTCTTCCTCGCGCTGATTGGCTGCCTGTGGTTGCTGGCGCTGGCGGTGCACTGGGTGCTTGGGCTGCTGCACGTGTCCGGCGCGCTGATCAATCCCTGGTCGCGTCGCCATCGTGAGCGCCGTGTCGAGAAGGCCTCTCGACGAGGCCTGCGCGAACTTGCCGAAGGGCAGTGGGGGCCGGCGCTCGGCCATCTGCAGTTGGCTGCGGAAAGGGATCGTCAGCCGCTGGTCCACTACCTGGGCGCGGCGCGGGCAGCCAACGAGCTGGGCGAGTACGCACAGAGCGACGAGTTGCTGCAGAAGGCTCGCGAGCGCGAACCCGAAGCCGCACTGGCGATCGGCCTGACCCAGGCGCAGCTGCAGATCGCCCGTGGCCAGTATGTCGAAGCGCGGGCGTCTCTCAGCGCACTGCAAAGCGATCATCCACGGCACCCCTACGTGCTGACACTGTTGCAGCAGCTCTACGTGCAGCTCGAGGACTGGGCGGCGCTGTGCCGCCTGCTGCCGGAGCTGCGCAAGCATCGAGTGCTGCCACCGGCGCGCCTGAGCGAACTGGAGGTACTGGCGTGGACGGCGGCGGTCGAGCAGGCCGGGCAACCTTCCGAACTGACCGCGGAGGCGAGCCTGGAGGCGCTGAATCAGCGTTGGCAGACCGTTCCCAGCGCGCAGCGCGGGGAGCCATTGGTGGTGCGTGCCTATGCCGACGGGCTCGTCCGTCTGGGTGCGCAGGCGAAGGCCGAAGAGGTGCTCTACGCGGCGATCAAACGGCAGTACGACGATCGCCTGGTGGAACGCTATGGGCGTGTGCAGGGTAGCGATCCGGCGCGCCAGCTGGCCAATGCCGAGGGCTGGCTGAAGGATCACCCACAGAATGCCGTCCTGTTGCTGGCTCTCGGGCGGCTCAGCCTGCGCAATGCGCTGTGGGGCAAGGCGCGCGACTATCTGGAGGCGAGCCTGCGTTTCGATCATCGTCCGGAAACCTGCGCCGAGCTGGCGCGTCTGCTCGCGCAGCTGGGCGATACCGAAAGCAGCAACCGGTTGTTCCAGCAGGGTGTTGGCCTGCTCGATCGCAATCTTCCGGCTACGCTGTGA
- the argH gene encoding argininosuccinate lyase: MSTDKTNQSWGGRFSEPVDAFVARFTASVEFDKRLYRHDIMGSIAHATMLAKAGVLTDAERDQIIANLKDIQSEIEAGTFDWRVDLEDVHMNIEARLTDRIGIVGKKLHTGRSRNDQVATDIRLWLRDEIDLILGEITRLQQGLLGLAEAEADTIMPGFTHLQTAQPVTFGHHLLAWFEMLSRDYERLVDCRKRTNRMPLGSAALAGTTYPIQREITCELLGFEAISGNSLDGVSDRDFAIEFCAAASLAMMHLSRFSEELVLWTSAQFQFIDLPDRFCTGSSIMPQKKNPDVPELVRGKTGRVFGALAGLLVLMKGQPLAYNKDNQEDKEPLFDAADTLRDSLRAFADMVPAIKPKREIMREAALRGFSTATDLADYLVRKGLPFRDCHEIVGHAVKYGVQTGKDLAEMSLDELRQFSGEIGDDVFAVLTLEGSVNARDHIGGTAPAQVRAAVKRGQALLAGR; encoded by the coding sequence ATGAGCACCGACAAGACCAACCAGTCCTGGGGCGGCCGTTTCAGCGAGCCCGTCGACGCCTTCGTCGCCCGATTCACCGCCTCCGTCGAGTTCGACAAGCGCCTCTACCGCCACGACATCATGGGCTCCATCGCCCACGCCACCATGCTCGCCAAGGCCGGCGTGCTGACCGATGCCGAGCGCGACCAGATCATCGCCAACCTGAAGGACATCCAGAGCGAGATCGAGGCCGGCACCTTCGACTGGCGCGTGGACCTGGAAGACGTGCACATGAACATCGAGGCGCGCCTGACCGACCGCATCGGCATCGTCGGCAAGAAGCTGCACACCGGCCGGTCGCGCAACGACCAGGTCGCCACCGACATCCGCCTGTGGCTGCGCGACGAGATCGACCTGATCCTTGGCGAGATCACCCGTCTGCAGCAGGGTCTGCTGGGTCTCGCCGAAGCCGAAGCCGACACCATCATGCCCGGTTTCACCCACCTGCAGACCGCCCAGCCGGTGACCTTCGGCCACCATCTGCTGGCCTGGTTCGAGATGCTCTCGCGTGACTACGAGCGTCTGGTCGACTGCCGCAAGCGCACCAACCGCATGCCGCTGGGCTCGGCTGCCCTCGCCGGCACTACCTACCCTATCCAGCGGGAAATCACCTGCGAGCTGCTGGGTTTCGAAGCGATCTCCGGCAATTCGCTGGACGGCGTCTCCGATCGCGATTTCGCCATCGAATTCTGCGCCGCCGCCTCGCTGGCGATGATGCACCTGTCGCGCTTCTCCGAAGAGCTGGTGCTCTGGACCAGCGCCCAGTTCCAGTTCATCGACCTGCCCGACCGTTTCTGCACCGGCTCCTCGATCATGCCGCAGAAGAAAAACCCCGACGTGCCCGAGCTGGTACGCGGCAAGACTGGCCGCGTATTTGGCGCGCTGGCCGGCCTGCTGGTGCTGATGAAGGGCCAGCCGCTGGCCTACAACAAGGACAACCAGGAAGACAAGGAGCCGCTGTTCGACGCCGCCGACACCCTGCGCGACAGCCTGCGCGCCTTTGCCGACATGGTTCCGGCGATCAAGCCCAAGCGCGAAATCATGCGCGAGGCGGCGTTGCGCGGCTTCTCCACCGCCACGGATCTGGCCGACTACCTGGTGCGCAAAGGCCTGCCCTTCCGCGACTGCCACGAGATCGTCGGCCATGCGGTGAAGTACGGCGTGCAGACCGGTAAGGATCTGGCCGAGATGAGCCTCGACGAACTGCGCCAGTTCAGCGGAGAGATCGGCGACGACGTCTTCGCCGTGCTGACCCTGGAGGGCTCGGTCAACGCCCGCGACCACATCGGCGGTACTGCGCCGGCGCAGGTGCGCGCCGCAGTCAAGCGCGGTCAGGCGCTGCTCGCCGGCCGCTGA
- a CDS encoding TIGR02647 family protein produces MSYTPELVAELEVLCQFNLENLQEGLKVHHNASPSTIAAFSRLHAKGLITQADGGYLTSLGRDAAEQAQTLLTILSETVPA; encoded by the coding sequence ATGTCGTACACCCCTGAGTTGGTCGCCGAGCTGGAAGTCCTCTGCCAGTTCAATCTGGAAAACCTGCAGGAAGGGCTGAAGGTGCACCACAACGCCAGCCCCTCCACCATCGCCGCCTTCAGCCGCTTGCATGCCAAGGGCCTGATCACCCAGGCCGACGGCGGCTATCTCACCAGCCTCGGGCGCGACGCCGCCGAACAGGCTCAGACGCTGCTGACCATTCTTTCGGAGACCGTTCCGGCCTGA
- a CDS encoding uroporphyrinogen-III C-methyltransferase yields the protein MSEADSKKEPLQPPASEPAPATEPAKPAKPAKPVPSKPAANGGAKSLAALALLVGLGGVALGGYGIWQLQQLGAQQDQRLEAMQGAAEQTRQLAERERQLAARLGRLEQLPSASELEERRRLLAALQSDQQRLSGRVEQVLGASREEWRLAEAEHLLRMAMLRLSAMQDVKSAEMLVHEADLILQKQDDPGAYGTRQKLLEGLEALRSLPELDRTGLFLQLGALRGQTGQLSALAPEFVNGEALPENAQDSRWQRWLNELTRYVRVDFDASADVKPLLAGQTLGQVRLALSLAIEQAQWAVLNGNTRVYRQSLEQASTLLKDHFSDDNGQARGLRERLEALTQREVEVSLPDLAPALQALQAYVQKRERRDESDAGETSAQPEAQDAEQEAQRT from the coding sequence GTGAGCGAAGCAGATTCCAAGAAAGAACCGCTGCAACCCCCCGCCAGCGAGCCGGCCCCCGCGACCGAGCCTGCGAAACCCGCAAAGCCCGCCAAGCCCGTCCCATCCAAGCCTGCCGCCAACGGCGGCGCCAAGTCCCTGGCAGCCTTGGCGCTGCTGGTCGGCCTGGGCGGCGTGGCGCTCGGTGGTTATGGCATCTGGCAGCTGCAACAGCTCGGTGCTCAGCAAGACCAGCGGCTCGAAGCCATGCAGGGGGCTGCCGAGCAGACGCGTCAGCTGGCCGAGCGCGAACGCCAGCTGGCTGCGCGGCTCGGTCGGCTGGAACAGCTGCCGTCGGCCAGCGAGCTGGAGGAGCGCCGTCGCCTGCTGGCCGCGCTGCAGAGTGATCAGCAGCGCCTTTCCGGGCGGGTCGAGCAGGTGCTGGGCGCGAGCCGCGAGGAGTGGCGCCTGGCCGAAGCCGAGCACCTGCTGCGCATGGCGATGCTGCGACTCTCGGCCATGCAGGACGTGAAAAGCGCCGAGATGCTGGTTCACGAAGCCGATCTGATTCTGCAGAAGCAGGACGATCCCGGTGCCTATGGCACCCGGCAGAAGTTGCTCGAAGGTCTCGAAGCGCTGCGCAGTCTGCCGGAGCTGGACCGTACCGGGCTGTTCCTGCAGCTGGGGGCATTGCGTGGGCAGACCGGCCAGCTCAGCGCGCTCGCCCCGGAATTCGTCAACGGCGAGGCGCTGCCGGAAAACGCCCAGGACAGTCGCTGGCAGCGCTGGCTGAACGAATTGACGCGCTACGTGCGGGTGGACTTCGATGCCAGTGCCGACGTGAAGCCGCTGCTCGCCGGCCAGACCCTGGGCCAGGTGCGCCTGGCACTGTCGCTGGCCATCGAGCAGGCGCAATGGGCCGTGCTCAACGGCAACACCCGGGTCTATCGGCAGTCGCTGGAGCAGGCGAGCACACTGCTCAAGGATCATTTCAGCGATGATAACGGCCAGGCCCGTGGCCTGCGCGAGCGCCTGGAAGCCCTTACCCAGCGCGAGGTCGAGGTGAGCCTGCCCGATCTCGCACCCGCCCTGCAGGCGCTGCAGGCCTACGTGCAGAAACGTGAGCGCCGCGATGAAAGCGACGCGGGCGAGACGTCCGCTCAGCCCGAGGCGCAGGACGCGGAGCAGGAGGCCCAGCGCACATGA
- the hemC gene encoding hydroxymethylbilane synthase, with product MSREIRIATRKSALALWQAEYVKARLEASHPGLKVSLVPMVSRGDKLLDAPLAKIGGKGLFVKELETALLENEADIAVHSMKDVPMEFPEGLGLYCICEREDPRDAFVSNRFDSLDALPPGSVVGTSSLRRQAQLLARRPDLKIQFLRGNVNTRLAKLDAGEYDAIILAAAGLIRLGFGERIRSSIGVDESLPAGGQGAVGIECRTGDSEVHALLSCLNHAPTATRVVAERALNKRLNGGCQVPIACYAVLEGEQLWLRGLVGQPDGTLLLRAEGRAPAAEAEALGVQVAEELLGQGAEQILKAVYGEAGHA from the coding sequence ATGTCTCGCGAAATTCGCATCGCCACCCGCAAGAGTGCCCTGGCCCTGTGGCAGGCCGAATACGTCAAGGCACGCCTGGAGGCGTCGCATCCAGGGCTGAAGGTCAGCCTGGTGCCGATGGTCAGCCGTGGTGACAAGCTGCTCGATGCGCCGCTGGCGAAAATCGGCGGCAAGGGGCTGTTCGTCAAGGAACTGGAAACCGCGCTGCTGGAAAACGAGGCGGACATCGCCGTGCACTCCATGAAGGACGTGCCGATGGAATTCCCCGAAGGGCTGGGCCTGTATTGCATCTGCGAGCGGGAAGACCCGCGCGATGCCTTCGTCTCCAATCGCTTCGACAGCCTTGACGCGCTGCCGCCGGGAAGCGTGGTCGGCACCTCGTCGCTGCGTCGCCAGGCCCAGCTGCTGGCGCGCCGACCTGACCTGAAAATCCAGTTCCTGCGCGGCAACGTCAACACTCGGCTGGCCAAGCTCGACGCCGGCGAATACGACGCCATCATCCTCGCTGCCGCCGGGTTGATCCGCCTTGGTTTCGGTGAGCGCATCCGTTCCAGCATCGGCGTCGATGAAAGTCTGCCGGCCGGCGGACAGGGTGCGGTGGGCATCGAGTGCCGCACCGGCGATAGCGAAGTGCATGCGCTGCTGTCCTGCCTCAACCATGCGCCGACTGCCACCCGCGTCGTCGCCGAGCGCGCGCTGAACAAGCGCCTGAACGGCGGCTGCCAGGTGCCGATCGCCTGTTATGCGGTGCTCGAAGGCGAGCAGCTGTGGCTGCGTGGGCTGGTCGGGCAGCCGGACGGTACTCTGCTATTGCGCGCCGAAGGTCGTGCGCCGGCCGCAGAAGCCGAGGCGCTGGGCGTGCAGGTCGCCGAGGAACTGCTGGGCCAGGGTGCCGAGCAGATCCTCAAGGCAGTCTATGGCGAGGCTGGTCACGCGTGA
- a CDS encoding LytR/AlgR family response regulator transcription factor: protein MNVLIVDDEPLARERLSRLVGDLDGYRVLEPAASNGEEALTLIEELRPDIVLLDIRMPGLDGLQVAARLCETDAPPAVIFCTAHDEFALEAFQVSAVGYLVKPVRPEHLSEALKKAERPNRMQLAALTRPAAVSGAGPRSHISARTRKGIELIPLDQVIYFIADHKYVTLRHVGGEVLLDEPLKSLEDEFGERFVRIHRNALVFRDRIERLQRTPLGHFQLFLKGLDGEALTVSRRHVAGVRKLMQNL from the coding sequence ATGAATGTCCTGATTGTCGATGACGAACCTCTAGCCCGCGAGCGCCTGAGCCGACTGGTAGGTGACCTCGACGGCTATCGTGTCCTCGAGCCTGCCGCTAGCAATGGCGAAGAAGCACTGACGCTGATCGAGGAACTGCGCCCTGATATCGTGCTGCTGGATATCCGCATGCCCGGGCTCGATGGCCTGCAGGTCGCAGCCAGGCTCTGCGAGACGGATGCGCCGCCGGCGGTGATCTTTTGTACTGCCCATGATGAATTCGCCCTGGAGGCGTTCCAGGTCAGCGCGGTTGGCTACCTGGTCAAGCCGGTGCGCCCGGAGCATCTGTCGGAGGCGCTGAAGAAGGCCGAGCGGCCCAACCGCATGCAGCTGGCGGCGCTGACCCGACCGGCCGCCGTTTCCGGTGCCGGGCCGCGCAGCCACATCAGCGCACGTACCCGCAAGGGCATCGAGCTGATTCCGCTGGATCAGGTGATCTACTTCATCGCCGACCACAAGTACGTCACCCTGCGCCATGTCGGCGGTGAGGTGCTGCTGGACGAGCCGCTCAAATCCCTGGAAGACGAGTTCGGTGAACGCTTCGTGCGCATCCATCGCAACGCGCTGGTGTTCCGCGATCGGATCGAGCGTCTGCAGCGCACGCCGCTCGGGCACTTCCAGCTGTTCCTCAAGGGACTCGATGGCGAGGCGTTGACCGTGAGTCGGCGTCACGTGGCCGGTGTGCGCAAGCTGATGCAGAACCTCTGA
- a CDS encoding Rsd/AlgQ family anti-sigma factor, whose amino-acid sequence MLESCRNAQERWGGVHLLIDRWLHERHALINAYDRLHIERDDARQALQRFCEYLVDYVSAGHFEIYEQLLAEAEAFGDARAIELAKQIYPRIETITQVALSFNDRCEKGDCLGSPGLADELKKLGQLLHERFELEDCLIEVLHTAHKQAAAPA is encoded by the coding sequence ATGCTCGAGAGCTGTCGGAATGCCCAGGAACGCTGGGGCGGTGTACATCTGCTGATCGACCGTTGGCTGCATGAACGCCATGCGCTGATCAACGCCTACGACCGGTTGCATATCGAGCGCGACGACGCTCGCCAGGCCCTGCAAAGGTTCTGCGAATATCTGGTCGACTACGTCTCGGCCGGCCATTTCGAAATCTACGAACAACTGCTTGCCGAGGCCGAGGCGTTCGGCGATGCGCGCGCCATCGAGCTGGCCAAGCAGATCTACCCGCGCATCGAGACCATCACCCAGGTGGCGCTGAGCTTCAACGATCGTTGCGAAAAGGGTGACTGCCTCGGCAGCCCCGGTCTGGCCGATGAGCTGAAGAAGCTCGGGCAGCTTCTGCACGAGCGTTTCGAACTGGAAGACTGCCTGATCGAAGTGCTGCATACAGCGCATAAGCAAGCGGCTGCTCCGGCCTGA
- a CDS encoding AlgP family protein, whose product MPAKKKSVTTPLHLLQQLSHSLIEHLDKACSQAIKDAEGALAKLQKQRGKAQDKLTKARAKLDEAGSTGKPKAQTKARARLGELEESLTLLQTRQSETLNYLAELKRDAEHSLKLAQGIRQVADAADQALQGRQQPAKPAAARPAAGKSAPAAAKPRTSTTRAPAAKADSAPAKAGTTTTASKPAAKPAAKSPAKAAVKPAAKAPASAAAKPATTGASASKAPARSRAAAGSKAPASAEKKTAASAEAPDKAAAAKPATKATAKKPVARKPAAKRAAAQPAASSS is encoded by the coding sequence ATGCCCGCGAAGAAGAAGTCGGTTACCACCCCGCTGCATCTGTTGCAGCAGCTTTCCCACAGCCTTATCGAACATCTGGACAAGGCCTGCAGCCAGGCGATCAAGGACGCCGAGGGCGCGCTCGCCAAGCTGCAGAAGCAGCGCGGCAAGGCGCAGGACAAGCTGACCAAGGCCCGGGCCAAGCTGGACGAGGCGGGCAGCACTGGCAAGCCCAAGGCGCAGACCAAGGCACGTGCCCGACTCGGCGAACTGGAAGAGTCCCTTACCCTGCTGCAGACCCGTCAGAGCGAAACGCTGAATTACTTGGCGGAGCTCAAGCGCGACGCCGAGCACAGCCTGAAGCTGGCGCAGGGCATCCGTCAGGTTGCCGATGCTGCAGACCAGGCGCTGCAAGGCCGTCAGCAGCCAGCCAAGCCTGCAGCAGCGCGCCCGGCGGCCGGCAAGTCCGCGCCGGCGGCCGCCAAGCCCCGCACCTCTACGACCAGAGCTCCCGCAGCCAAGGCTGACAGTGCCCCAGCGAAAGCCGGCACGACCACGACTGCCTCCAAGCCGGCCGCCAAGCCTGCGGCAAAGTCGCCAGCCAAGGCTGCGGTCAAACCGGCTGCGAAAGCGCCCGCCAGTGCCGCGGCCAAGCCCGCCACGACGGGGGCGAGCGCAAGCAAGGCGCCGGCCCGTTCACGTGCGGCTGCCGGTTCGAAGGCACCCGCGTCGGCGGAGAAAAAGACTGCCGCGTCGGCAGAGGCGCCGGACAAGGCGGCAGCTGCCAAGCCTGCAACCAAGGCCACAGCCAAGAAGCCGGTGGCGCGCAAGCCAGCGGCCAAGCGCGCCGCCGCTCAGCCAGCAGCCAGCTCCAGCTGA
- a CDS encoding sensor histidine kinase, whose translation MKSTAVSDDFFVPELCQPEALLGLVLLAELLVFVLVLAEPMQPGFNWMRLALTSLFVQWIVLLSAGTMCLLRPLLARLRAAFAGLACCALVVGLTLACTAVADIYQLGGPLSRDGEVNLYLRHALISLIMSGLLLRYFYLQSQWRRQEQAELRARIESLQARIRPHFLFNSLNSIAALVASDPAKAEQAVLDLSDLFRASLARPGTLVAWRDELELSRRYLSIEQYRLGDRLQMDWRVDGVPDDLPIPQLTLQPLLENALVYGIQPRIEGGVVSVTADYVDGMFQLVVSNPFDEAAQAQASRGTRQGLQNIDARLAALFGPLASLSVERREGRHYTCLRYPCARQPQEARSI comes from the coding sequence GTGAAATCCACTGCCGTATCCGATGATTTTTTCGTGCCCGAGCTGTGCCAGCCCGAGGCGTTGCTCGGCCTCGTCCTGCTCGCCGAGCTGCTGGTTTTCGTGCTGGTGCTGGCCGAGCCTATGCAGCCGGGCTTCAACTGGATGCGCCTGGCACTGACCTCGCTGTTCGTGCAGTGGATCGTGCTGCTGTCCGCCGGCACCATGTGCCTGCTGCGTCCTCTGCTGGCGAGGCTCAGAGCGGCATTCGCCGGGCTGGCGTGCTGCGCGCTGGTGGTCGGGCTGACCCTGGCCTGCACCGCCGTGGCGGACATCTACCAGCTCGGGGGGCCGCTCTCGCGCGACGGCGAGGTCAATCTCTACCTGCGCCACGCGCTGATCAGCCTGATCATGTCGGGTCTGCTGCTACGCTATTTCTATCTGCAGAGCCAGTGGCGGCGCCAGGAGCAGGCCGAGCTGCGGGCGCGGATCGAATCGCTGCAGGCGCGCATTCGTCCGCACTTCCTGTTCAACAGCCTCAACAGCATCGCCGCACTGGTGGCGAGCGATCCGGCCAAGGCGGAGCAGGCTGTACTGGACCTGTCCGACCTGTTCCGTGCGAGCCTCGCGCGGCCGGGCACACTGGTGGCCTGGCGGGATGAGCTGGAGCTGTCGCGGCGTTACCTGTCGATCGAGCAATACCGCTTGGGCGACCGGTTGCAGATGGACTGGCGGGTCGATGGCGTGCCGGACGACTTGCCGATTCCGCAGCTGACGCTGCAGCCGCTGCTGGAGAACGCATTGGTCTATGGCATTCAGCCACGTATCGAGGGGGGCGTGGTCAGCGTAACCGCCGATTATGTCGACGGCATGTTTCAGTTGGTGGTCAGCAACCCGTTCGACGAAGCCGCTCAAGCGCAGGCCTCACGGGGCACACGGCAGGGTTTGCAGAACATCGACGCACGATTAGCGGCACTTTTCGGTCCGCTAGCGAGTCTCAGCGTGGAGCGCCGTGAAGGCCGCCATTACACATGTCTACGCTATCCGTGTGCGAGACAACCGCAGGAAGCCAGATCTATATGA
- a CDS encoding NnrS family protein: protein MHPRQPRLPFANAWFFPVAALYAAFILPISVFALLGLIPTPPGLSTPSGHAHEMLFGFALAVVAGYLLGPQPLRLILSLLGCWALARLSFLLWPGSWLALASAATFAGGVAWKVLPRFFGAAKKWRNQSVAPLLAGLALLSAMAGNELGVAVERLLLVEALLLFATLMAFMGGRIIAPAMAGYAQSEGRRLDARVQPGLEGAVLILLGLAFVLNPLPWPLLRQLAAALVISAGVLSAIRLLRWQPWRCARADLLILLLGYAWLAFGLLLLGLGLLLPALSLSATLHALSVGALGSLTFAVMARTRLLYRFRDPAARPWIQAMALLISLAALARVVPALLALPQPGWLLIAAGCWSLAFLSLALLLWQCRAAHVDSPRAQPDR, encoded by the coding sequence ATGCACCCACGCCAACCGCGCCTGCCGTTCGCCAACGCCTGGTTCTTCCCCGTCGCCGCACTCTATGCGGCCTTCATCCTGCCCATCTCGGTATTCGCGCTGCTCGGCCTGATCCCCACACCGCCCGGCCTGAGCACGCCCAGCGGGCACGCCCACGAAATGCTCTTCGGCTTCGCCCTGGCGGTGGTCGCCGGTTACCTGCTCGGTCCGCAACCACTGCGCCTGATCCTCTCGCTGCTCGGCTGTTGGGCACTGGCGCGCCTGAGCTTCCTGCTCTGGCCGGGTTCCTGGCTGGCGCTGGCAAGCGCCGCGACCTTCGCCGGCGGCGTGGCCTGGAAGGTGCTGCCGCGCTTTTTCGGCGCCGCGAAGAAATGGCGCAACCAGAGCGTCGCGCCACTGCTGGCCGGGCTCGCCCTGCTCAGCGCCATGGCCGGCAACGAACTGGGGGTGGCCGTCGAGCGGCTGCTGCTGGTCGAAGCCTTGCTGCTGTTCGCCACGCTGATGGCCTTCATGGGCGGCCGGATCATCGCGCCGGCGATGGCCGGTTATGCGCAGAGTGAGGGTCGGCGGCTGGATGCTCGGGTACAGCCTGGCCTGGAAGGCGCCGTCCTGATTCTGCTGGGCCTCGCCTTCGTGCTGAATCCGCTGCCCTGGCCGCTGCTGCGTCAACTCGCGGCCGCGCTGGTGATCAGCGCCGGCGTGCTCAGCGCGATCCGCCTGCTGCGCTGGCAACCGTGGCGTTGCGCGCGCGCGGACCTGCTGATCCTGCTGCTCGGTTACGCCTGGCTGGCGTTCGGCCTGCTGCTGCTCGGGCTGGGCTTGCTGCTGCCAGCGCTGTCGTTGAGCGCAACGCTGCATGCGCTGAGCGTAGGCGCTCTGGGCAGCCTGACCTTCGCGGTGATGGCACGTACGCGTCTGCTCTACCGCTTCCGCGACCCGGCTGCGCGGCCCTGGATCCAGGCCATGGCGCTGCTGATCAGCCTGGCCGCCCTCGCCCGCGTCGTGCCCGCGCTGCTGGCGCTGCCACAGCCGGGTTGGCTGCTGATCGCGGCAGGCTGCTGGTCCCTGGCCTTTCTCAGCCTGGCCTTGCTGCTCTGGCAGTGCCGCGCTGCGCACGTCGACAGCCCGCGCGCCCAGCCTGACCGATAG